From the Choloepus didactylus isolate mChoDid1 chromosome 22, mChoDid1.pri, whole genome shotgun sequence genome, one window contains:
- the LOC119519024 gene encoding 39S ribosomal protein L42, mitochondrial-like — MAVAAVKWAMSSRTVLKHLFLIQNGALYHVCHKSTYSSLPDDYNCKVELALTSNGRMIVCYHPSVDIPYEHTKLIPHPDPVHNNKETHDQMLKTRLEVKDEHLEQGPMIEQLSKMFFTTKHR; from the coding sequence ATGGCAGTAGCAGCAGTAAAATGGGCGATGTCAAGCAGAACTgtcttaaaacatttatttctgatcCAAAATGGAGCTTTATATCACGTTTGTCATAAATCTACATATTCTTCTCTTCCAGATGACTATAATTGCAAAGTAGAGCTTGCTTTGACATCCAATGGCAGGATGATAGTATGCTACCATCCCTCTGTGGATATTCCATATGAACACACAAAACTGATCCCTCACCCAGATCCTGTGCATAATAACAAAGAAACACATGACCAAATGCTGAAAACCAGATTAGAAGTAAAAGATGAACATCTTGAGCAAGGACCCATGATAGAACAACTTAGCAAAATGTTCTTTACTACTAAACACCGTTGA